GTGGAAAAAACGCtatcctcttcacaaaggaacaattcaacgcggggctccggttccctctgccagccttgttcaaggaattcctccacttctctcagattccacccatcttcattcatcccaaccttgtccgggtgctgatgggatgcaacattatcaacatgctgtacagcctcgaccttacgctactggaattgttctttgtctattccctgaagaaagcaaagaatgatatcttcagtgtgtccgctcacctgccttcccttcaaatggtgacagaactgccagattcgacaaagggaggggTGAAGGGGCTGGTAGCAGTCTGGGGTGGATGGGCGGGGCTATCGTAGCATCCGTCGAGGCCTTTTTCTCCGAATTATAGCTTAAAAATTCCGGGTAATCTTGTTTTGCGATTTTTTATCCGGATTTtgctttgctgattttttctgatttttccggacagaattctcaccttttgttgctgacaatgcaggtttggaattgaggggccaccttgtggattgggtggaaaaggcgtcaTTTGCCTGCGTctgcaaattatttgaaatagaccccaaggagagggcctacaaaacattgcTTTCCGCGCGGAATTTGACAGaggtcgtccgggagccccaggaatatgttatcaatattcTTCCTAGGAAACTGGCAAAGGATgagatagtgcctggggagcattatacagtgaaggagctccccctctatcaggaagctaaagaggctgacgctgaaaggcggcgaaagctcctggaggatagagatcagaaaaaaactgaaggcactatccggaaggctcccggacagaaggGGGGGCCGGACCCTCCTTCAAAGAAAATTCCAGGCAAGAGGGAGAAGCTAgtgaagaagcatgggaaggatgtgaaggaacccactcctcccaaAGAGTTCCCTCCTCCCCAAACTACCTATGAGAgggaagtaatgatagaggatccagtaaatgctgctccgcactctatctcaagcggccccGGACGCATGTCGGGGTTGAATCACTCAGGTCCTTTCTTGGTCGCGGCTGCGCGTCTGGCTaacgtggctgaggaagctgcatctatcaaccgtccgggcaaccttaatccggatgctgatgcagctgaaacggccccgttggaggaagcgggagcagaaagccaaagtcagccttccgacgATCCGGATCGCCTGGCTATAGTCCTGGTGAAAGGGCCTCCCCTCAAGAAGCCGCGTTTGACGCGCGATCTACAGTCCGGACTCTTTGAgcggcttcaagagcggcagcaagagattgaaattagctgcgcttctgcccatgacgctcatccggatggaggcgaggtggagatggcTACTGAGACCTCAGCCGCTCCGGCAATAATTCCGGCTGAGGATGCATCCGGACCTATGTGCCCGGACGAAAATATGGGGGCTCCGATTCCGGGACACGAGCTACCCTCTCCTTCCTCATCCGAGGAGGAATCTGCTGATGATGCCGCTCCcgctagccctttcagctacgcggagttggaagctaagttaaagcagattactcctgactggaaagccatcaagccctctgctaagatgtttgatatgatagaaacggtacaccgttgtcttgtgtttttgctttttgactttttgttgcactgatgtgtttgttgtagtatgatttatgtttttgcttttcttgtttgtgtgtTAGCTGGTGAGGGGCCTCCGCAGCATGTCTCAACAACACGCTCTTTATACTCAGCTGCTGCAGACCGCAGACTATATGAGGACCTTCTCCTCTCGGcaccaagagattgaaaatcaactgcgtctgagaatggaggaggctgaggccagtctatccaccatgcgagaggaaaatgaagcctTTCGGGTGGAGTTGGCTGAGGCAAAGGGTCGAGAAGAATCAACTGCGGGCCGTCTTCATGAGGCGGAGGGTGAGGCAGCCCGGCTAAGGGATGAATTGAGTCGACTCCGGACAGaagttttgaatgaaaagaaacagaaggaagacttgcagctgcgtctggatgtgcaaaaagaggaacttgaacgggagtttgctgtggaaagggaggaacttgcagcggattaccagagacaagtggatgatacatttatctttgggtatcgctgctgcatgaagaagaacggtataaagcgagataccccttcaattcctccaagtgaagaaaagaagctccatgagaaacctgctccctgatagtttatctcttcttgcaatttttctgctgtaatttttccttctgcatatttttgtggtccggatgtctctttgtaatttacatttactcatatcaataaaacttacttctttctcatttgcacttgtGTACACTTTCTActgataatactgctttaaattaaacacattccatggtctgagtaacggagtgccatctagcttttgtaaatgataggctccattttcatttgccttagacactatgtagggtccttcccaattggcttggaattttcctgcgcctacttcaacagtattttcaaaaacttttctaagtactagcgtaccatttttgaagtttctgggcctgacttttcgattgtaatgcgctgatgctctttgttgataatctgccatccggatggatgcgctttctctgacttcgtctgcccagtccaaatttcttcctagttccgtGTCGGCGTCTTTTTGCTTTGCTGCATCAGTTcggatagtaggaagacctatttcagtgggaatgactgcatccattccatatgtgagggcaaaaggagtatttcctgttggtcgtccgggtgtggttcgataggcccacaggacgccgggtagttcctccacccacttccctttggcttgctccAGCCTTTTCTTCAAGGCATTGactagagttttgtttgtggcttccgcctggccattgctttgaggataacgtggcgtggagtatgaattccggatattcaattccgaacagaaattcctgaatgcaatgctgtcaaattgtggaccgttgtcagctatgatgatttggggaatcccaaagcggcaaacaatgttcttccatacgaacttggtaacatctttatctttgatgcttgcatatgcttcagcttctacccatttactgaagtaatcagtggcgacaagaaggaatttcttttgggcgggtgctgctgggaggggtcccactatgtccatgccccactgcgcgaaaggccatgggcctgagaCCGATTTTAATGCGACTGATGgtatatgtggaatgggagcgtatctttgacatttatcacatttttggacatatgctgccgcgtctttcttcattgttggccaatagtatccttgtgaatgagctctatgtgctagggatcgtcctcccgtatgatttccgcatattccttcatgtaactcagctaacacatactgggcctctgaatgcccaagacagcgaagataaggccctgtgaaggatcgcttgtacaggtgccccccaatcagggtgaaacgggcagcttgcacccggattttgtgcgctcgtttaggatcttcgggtaaagttcctgtccggagatattctACAATATCATGCGTCCATTCTTGATCATCCGCTTGGTCTGCTTCAATGGAGTTGCAAGTGGAATTTTCTGCGACAGAGGGATTGACTTGTACATGGATaggcaatagaatggcttctctgatggggagggaagcagctataccggccaaggcgtcagcgcgcccgttgtcagctcgcttaattttttcaattgtccactcggtgaattgctgtaaggtgcttcttactttggccaagtatcgcgccatgcgtgagtccttagcctcatattctttctggacatgccttaccactagttgcgagtcgctgtagattcggagtttggagacggatagcgcaagagcgaggtccaatccggacaggatggcctcgtattctgcttcattgttagacgcggagaatcccagccggatggcctgctccagatgttccccagttggggactgcaATAAGAGCCCAACTCtagagcctgatgagcgtgaggctccgtcaactcgtagagtccaccactcctgttcacctgattcgtggtgctggtcgggtcttcgtgaatattcgagcacgaagtcggccattacttggccttttttggataatctgggttggaattcgattccaaattcgctcaattcgatggcccattgtagcattcgcccagttaaatctggcttgtgtagaatgctacgaaggggctggtcggtcagtacaatcactgggtgggcttgaaaataggggcggagcttttgagcagcacttcgaagagctaaggctgttagctccatttttgaatacctggtttctacatTTGCCAAAGctctgctgacatagtagacaggtttctgctcctttggcgaagggcagcggaatagaacggcgctgattgcccattctgagatagctaaatacatatatagcttctcctttgggatggggctgctcaagatgggcgGATGCATAAGACAGtgtttaattctttccaacgcgttttggcaattgtccgtccatccctgcgttccagcttttcgtattgctaagaagaagggtcgcaactcatcagtgaagcgggctataaaacgtcctaacgcaacgagcttgcATGTGAGGCCTTGtaactcctttttgttcctgggaggaggtgtctccatgactgctttgacttgatccgggctgacttctatgcctctttggctaaccataaatcccagaaatttgccagcactcacgccaaaggcacatttggaaggatttagcttcatgtcatactttcgcaagaggtaaaatacttcttgtaaatggaggatatgctgctctcgagttttgcttttaaccacgatatcgtcaatgtatacctcgaccgagcggcctatcagaggtttgaagattttagtcatcaatctttgatacgtggcgccagcgtttttgagtccgaatggcatgactttgtagcaatagaggccgtgtggcgttatgaatgctgttttttcttcgtcatccggagacatgggaatttggtgatagccggagaaggcatccaagaaagagagcatcccttgcccggaagtggaatccacaatttgatctatccgcggtaagggaaaactgtcttttggacatgcattattgagattggtgtaatcaacacagactcgccatttgccctctttctttggtaccactactacatttgccaaccaatccggataagatacctctctgatgaatccggcttccaacaatttgttaatttcatcttggataactctttgtctatccgggtgaaatcgtctaatcttctgtcgaatgggtctggctgctggaaagacgttaagcttgtgagaggcgatagagggatgaattcccttcatatccgaatgtgttcatgcgaagatgtcatggttacttCGAAGGATATTCTATATGCTCtgggtttcttcttgtgtcatgagggaactgatgtttgtgaggtgatcattctcttctgagatttggattgtttgtaagggatctgctaccgggggatccttgtccaccagacccaataattgctattggtcgcgcgcaatgctaggttcagggggagatgcatcctcctggttagcgactgcttcacgtgctatttggtagcactggcgagcggctaactggctgccatacaagtcagtttgcccttcattggtgaggaaactcaccatttgatgatatgtggaggggatggctttcatgtagtgaagccatgtgcgtcccaagatgatattgaagggtGACAATTCTTGCACCACCgagaattgcacgttgagagtgactggtccAGCTCGAaccggcagtataatgtctcctaaggatgttgttgatgatccgttgaatccagataagattcgtccggggttttcgagacccgcgagactatgtcccatatggccaatgactgatgcttgtactagatcggctgaactgcctggatcaaccaagatacgtcttacatcaaaatctcctatttctagagagaggatgagggcgtcgcgatgtggctgtagcgtccgggtgggatctactggtgggaaaatgattgtcccatctatggggcgagggctcTCTCCAGTAAGacccggccggatggaattaatgcgctcgcgtattgacgcggcccgcagcaatttctgccttttACGCCTGGAATCGTATTCCTCGTCAGACGGGCCCCCATTGATATAGTTTATCACAGCCTTAggggcgactggggccctcGGGGCCTCAGAGTTATGATGCTGAGATACATCCCTTCCTCcagtatctgagcggaggtactgttttaaatgtcctgctttgatgagcctttcaactagATATTGGAGGGATCGACAcgtctctgttgtatgaccatggtctttgtggaaggcgcatttcttgctgcggtctcttatggatgggtccgtttcgaggggtctaggccacctgaagtcggacaacccttggatcattgggagaagtttttcgtaTGATACGGATAGGGGTGTGACGGGCGGCCTATTCGGACGACTCGGCCCGTCCTGTCTCCGGTCAACTGGTTTTGGACGGTCCGGAGGCTTGGCATGCCTGTCCGCGTTATCTCTAGAagcccgtccggcaaccaaaacttgctgagtggctgcacgcacgtcatcttcgagcattgaatatttgttagcacgtctgaacaaatcgtccatcgttgtaggaggcttttttgccagtgattcaaaaaatggagtgcctggacaaaTGCTTCTCTTGAAGATTTGTAGGACAGCATTCATGCTGCAAACCTCTATTTGGAGTACGActtggccaaatcgtttcacaaattccctcaaggattcgttgtctctcatttttatgttctggagggtgctgatattctgcttgtgtcgagcagagcacaagtactgtcccacgaatgcttcagagaggtccctgaaattgtcaatagagttaggaggtaggcgatgaaaccatgagagggcttgcccttgaaggctggcagggaatactttgcataataatgcatcgttgccaatatcgagcgtcataagctgtcgatagtgcatgatgtgattgaagggatcgttggtcccatcgtatgtggaaaactttggtacgaggaatcctcttgggggctcgtaatgggtgatatgagagcaaaagggcgtggagagcatgtcatccagccttttgctgatgaagccaatgggtggctcgttgggaggtttctcccagctggtcgttccgctaggtgtgagtgaacgttccgcatcgctggggtgaccatggggtcacgatgcggaggtacgttctgcaccatgggagcgatcataggatcggggcgtggcgcccgggttgtggctgctggtggccttgatctcccaggctcttgtgggcctagtcttgcgcgcatagaacttgacaactgtgattttctatcacgctgtctttttgctgagaaatgagtgaaatctgagctttcctcacgaggagctcgaggcatgggtgtgcgtggctcatggggccttgcgttgtacgttcctgggatagctcctgttgacccaggatatattgattctggctctggctttgagtttgccacctggccttttgagcgctgacgacgaggaggtcctgatgttgaggcttgaatgcgtaacacagcgttttcttcccttaacctctccgtctcctagaggagagcttttagctgtttttcgctcgccaactgtcttttttcgatggcttgacgccattcgtgattatcttcttcctctctaccagatgatcgactttgggaaggtgtggccatctttgctagtgactgaatcaaaataaaaagtaaaagtttcccacagacggcgccaatgttgtcacctcgcgtatccgatggtccacgttgctgctatatggatggacacgtgattctcaacacacaaggggttcttgactcagtggttgcacctgcaaaaggcatccggacagggtgtccggacgcaccctccgatggttttattAGTCATGGtgagaaagagatatataaatcagttggcctttttctaggtatcaagaggttaccaggagatctccctttcttcttcgtgcgaaggtatatatatccagcttcaggggtactgttcctctcattaatggtgaggagatcttttctgttgtgatgatgacaataggtgttagtaggagcactatcatcctatgaatggctgtcagagactatggtaggtgatgcggccgtcagagatcgtgggaagcgattatgcagaatgatcgtgggaagtgacttgctgtcacttcctcttgtcttctcattctgtaggtgatgggatgtgggccatggctgcttgttgtgattgcgtgtaagactcgctttactttaattgaccatccagaagatttatatccggatggctcatgctgactatccggatgtgttgtggagactatccggatgtgtacgctctgccagcgtcgtttgctcttccttggataggagaagatgaaacgtcgtttgcctttccttgaggcggtccggataggataactgcaccatgcatatccttaggggaatccggatgatgatggtccggctgataacacgtgccacgcgtcactatgagctgcgtgccacgtgtttcccaaggggaggggtccctacagtaTTCATACACTTTATGCCTAAAATGTGACCCACTATGAAATACAAGACAACCCTCAGCAAATCTCTATTCATAATATGATCTACAGCTCTACCCActtttctaccttttcctgctCCTGGGATGTAAGGAGAGTTTGGATTGTTTCTGAGGTTCTAGCGTAGACTGGTTGGGGATTTTGGTGATATGATCCTATGCCTATGGCCTCAATGGgaactttctttttttgggtttcTTCTGTGCTTCTCCTTCTTCCTTTGTCTCCTCCTTAAGCAAGTCATTTTTGCTTGGGGCGGTGCACACAAAGAGCTCAACAGAATATCATGTGGGCCCAAGTGACTTGAGTCCAAATTGAGTTTGGTCATTTAGTCCAACCCACTtaggtcttaattaattaattagctctaATGGgctcaaataaattaattaacctaattcAGAGAGTCAATTTATAAGATTTAgtataatattacatttttagtaaaaaaccTTTATTGTATACTTATGAATCATATACCCAAAATATCCTTAAAGCATGTGCCACCATGAAATAGGGCTTTAGTGAGAGCCacttttgaagttgactcaactacactcaaaatctaattttggcTCCTATATTCAACAACTTTCAAAATGTTGGctcttcaaaatccaattctaaagttaacTTAATATTCCATTTCATTAAAGAGGGTTAACTTCACTTTAGTAACCTATGAAATTACAACGAGACAAAGCTTGaatttgtgacctactatcttGCATGCAAATTCCCCATGAATTAGTGGTCGTAATATAACAAAGTAATActatcacttatcaagattatCTCTC
Above is a window of Vitis vinifera cultivar Pinot Noir 40024 chromosome 11, ASM3070453v1 DNA encoding:
- the LOC132252633 gene encoding uncharacterized protein LOC132252633, which gives rise to MAPKKTASSVRVSEAGEKAIDKLNAKEFRERFRIPHDVLIDLVNEEAAMPTEKESQSQPSDDPDRLAIVLVKGPPLKKPRLTRDLQSGLFERLQERQQEIEISCASAHDAHPDGGEVEMATETSAAPAIIPAEDASGPMCPDENMGAPIPGHELPSPSSSEEESADDAAPASPFSYAELEAKLKQITPDWKAIKPSAKMFDMIETLVRGLRSMSQQHALYTQLLQTADYMRTFSSRHQEIENQLRLRMEEAEASLSTMREENEAFRVELAEAKGREESTAGRLHEAEGEAARLRDELSRLRTEVLNEKKQKEDLQLRLDVQKEELEREFAVEREELAADYQRQVDDTFIFGYRCCMKKNGIKRDTPSIPPSEEKKLHEKPAP